In one window of Arachis ipaensis cultivar K30076 chromosome B06, Araip1.1, whole genome shotgun sequence DNA:
- the LOC107605309 gene encoding uncharacterized protein LOC107605309 isoform X3 — protein sequence MESTQNQDHTAVSYQNVVVMRHADRLDNFDPCWASTAARPWDPPLLEAGRLRAFQTGRSLGHSLGYPIHRVFVSPFLRCVQTASEVVSALSTVDAAEVKVSVEYGLCEMMNKVAFRNDVAPKDGNWGFNITQLEAMFPTGTMSSNAERVDKELPQWEESFEETRDRYERIFKELADKYPAENLLFVTHGEGIKVAVSSFRKDAKVYKVGYCGYVQLGRPILKKDQSFITGEFDVLTDSDQTGVSYNITKPSHQ from the exons ATGGAGTCAACGCAAAACCAAGATCACACTGCCGTTTCATACCAGAACGTCGTCGTAATGAGACACGCTGACCGCCTCGACAACTTCGACCCATGCTGGGCCTCCACGGCCGCCCGTCCCTGGGACCCACCGCTACTCGAAGCGGGTCGGCTTCGGGCATTCCAAACGGGTCGGAGTCTCGGACACAGTCTCGGATACCCCATTCACAGGGTGTTTGTCTCCCCCTTCCTCCGCTGCGTCCAGACAGCCTCCGAAGTCGTCTCCGCTCTCTCCACCGTTGATGCCGCGGAAGTCAAG GTGTCTGTTGAATATGGATTGTGTGAAATGATGAACAAGGTGGCGTTTCGTAACGATGTTGCCCCTAAAGATGGAAATTGGGGTTTTAATATAACACAGCTTGAAGCCATGTTCCCAACAGGGACAATGAGTAGTAACGCAGAAAGGGTGGATAAAGAG CTGCCTCAATGGGAAGAGTCGTTTGAAGAAACACGGGATAGATATGAGCGCATATTTAAGGAGCTTGCAGATAAATATCCTGCTGAGAATTTGCTGTTTGTTACACATG GGGAAGGAATTAAAGTGGCTGTATCTTCGTTCAGAAAAGATGCCAAAGTTTATAAAGTTGGGTACTGTGGATATGTACAGCTTGGACGCCCTATTTTGAAGAAAGATCAATCATTTATTACTGGAGAATTTGATGTACTTACTGATAGTGATCAAACTGGTGTAAGCTATAATATTACCAAACCCTCTCACCAATGA
- the LOC107605309 gene encoding uncharacterized protein LOC107605309 isoform X1, with protein MKFHCNFHSNSCHMKTQSFVRISYFLVLVSSFYDLCHTPTQPYLSVSSASTYTHTMESTQNQDHTAVSYQNVVVMRHADRLDNFDPCWASTAARPWDPPLLEAGRLRAFQTGRSLGHSLGYPIHRVFVSPFLRCVQTASEVVSALSTVDAAEVKVSVEYGLCEMMNKVAFRNDVAPKDGNWGFNITQLEAMFPTGTMSSNAERVDKELPQWEESFEETRDRYERIFKELADKYPAENLLFVTHGEGIKVAVSSFRKDAKVYKVGYCGYVQLGRPILKKDQSFITGEFDVLTDSDQTGVSYNITKPSHQ; from the exons ATGAAATTCCATTGCAACTTCCACTCCAACAGCTGCCACATGAAAACACAGAGCTTTGTCCGCATTTCTTATTTCTTGGTTTTAGTTTCTTCATTTTACGATTTGTGTCATACCCCAACACAACCATATCTCTCTGTTTCTTCAGCTTCTACGTATACACACACAATGGAGTCAACGCAAAACCAAGATCACACTGCCGTTTCATACCAGAACGTCGTCGTAATGAGACACGCTGACCGCCTCGACAACTTCGACCCATGCTGGGCCTCCACGGCCGCCCGTCCCTGGGACCCACCGCTACTCGAAGCGGGTCGGCTTCGGGCATTCCAAACGGGTCGGAGTCTCGGACACAGTCTCGGATACCCCATTCACAGGGTGTTTGTCTCCCCCTTCCTCCGCTGCGTCCAGACAGCCTCCGAAGTCGTCTCCGCTCTCTCCACCGTTGATGCCGCGGAAGTCAAG GTGTCTGTTGAATATGGATTGTGTGAAATGATGAACAAGGTGGCGTTTCGTAACGATGTTGCCCCTAAAGATGGAAATTGGGGTTTTAATATAACACAGCTTGAAGCCATGTTCCCAACAGGGACAATGAGTAGTAACGCAGAAAGGGTGGATAAAGAG CTGCCTCAATGGGAAGAGTCGTTTGAAGAAACACGGGATAGATATGAGCGCATATTTAAGGAGCTTGCAGATAAATATCCTGCTGAGAATTTGCTGTTTGTTACACATG GGGAAGGAATTAAAGTGGCTGTATCTTCGTTCAGAAAAGATGCCAAAGTTTATAAAGTTGGGTACTGTGGATATGTACAGCTTGGACGCCCTATTTTGAAGAAAGATCAATCATTTATTACTGGAGAATTTGATGTACTTACTGATAGTGATCAAACTGGTGTAAGCTATAATATTACCAAACCCTCTCACCAATGA
- the LOC107605309 gene encoding uncharacterized protein LOC107605309 isoform X2, producing the protein MLRFFRFCSLHHHLRCKLLPSLQESYQEHKVINVSKLSTAASTYTHTMESTQNQDHTAVSYQNVVVMRHADRLDNFDPCWASTAARPWDPPLLEAGRLRAFQTGRSLGHSLGYPIHRVFVSPFLRCVQTASEVVSALSTVDAAEVKVSVEYGLCEMMNKVAFRNDVAPKDGNWGFNITQLEAMFPTGTMSSNAERVDKELPQWEESFEETRDRYERIFKELADKYPAENLLFVTHGEGIKVAVSSFRKDAKVYKVGYCGYVQLGRPILKKDQSFITGEFDVLTDSDQTGVSYNITKPSHQ; encoded by the exons ATGCTTCGCTTCTTTCGCTTTTGCTCTCTTCATCATCATCTAAGGTGTAAGCTACTTCCCAGTTTGCAAGAAAGCTACCAG gAGCATAAAGTGATTAACGTTAGCAAATTATCCACAGCAG CTTCTACGTATACACACACAATGGAGTCAACGCAAAACCAAGATCACACTGCCGTTTCATACCAGAACGTCGTCGTAATGAGACACGCTGACCGCCTCGACAACTTCGACCCATGCTGGGCCTCCACGGCCGCCCGTCCCTGGGACCCACCGCTACTCGAAGCGGGTCGGCTTCGGGCATTCCAAACGGGTCGGAGTCTCGGACACAGTCTCGGATACCCCATTCACAGGGTGTTTGTCTCCCCCTTCCTCCGCTGCGTCCAGACAGCCTCCGAAGTCGTCTCCGCTCTCTCCACCGTTGATGCCGCGGAAGTCAAG GTGTCTGTTGAATATGGATTGTGTGAAATGATGAACAAGGTGGCGTTTCGTAACGATGTTGCCCCTAAAGATGGAAATTGGGGTTTTAATATAACACAGCTTGAAGCCATGTTCCCAACAGGGACAATGAGTAGTAACGCAGAAAGGGTGGATAAAGAG CTGCCTCAATGGGAAGAGTCGTTTGAAGAAACACGGGATAGATATGAGCGCATATTTAAGGAGCTTGCAGATAAATATCCTGCTGAGAATTTGCTGTTTGTTACACATG GGGAAGGAATTAAAGTGGCTGTATCTTCGTTCAGAAAAGATGCCAAAGTTTATAAAGTTGGGTACTGTGGATATGTACAGCTTGGACGCCCTATTTTGAAGAAAGATCAATCATTTATTACTGGAGAATTTGATGTACTTACTGATAGTGATCAAACTGGTGTAAGCTATAATATTACCAAACCCTCTCACCAATGA